Proteins encoded in a region of the Halioglobus maricola genome:
- a CDS encoding GNAT family N-acetyltransferase: protein MKSTAKASRWVVSDMSVADREEIASLFERVFHQSMSTSLWDWKYAAGRGSAVVARYNGKIVAHYGGIKRTLLNKGQEQESVQCVDTMVDPTERGSLSRHGPYFLVAQAFLDRYVGYGREYEFGFGFPNSRVMRLGEKVGIQAQVDEIVEPVWDSNAVSPFSGAVLDLSVDADVLEVDSQWSKMSACFGESIIGFRDSSYLRYRYAMNPSYEYELLLISSVDKSDNPGVLVLRQEGARILMLDIVGECKYFPALIQHARSMLKSRGCTELYTWVTESHFSLLDHEVKRVDRPDVRIPTSVCTNGPEPEELRGRWWLTAGDAEFK, encoded by the coding sequence ATGAAGAGTACGGCGAAGGCATCGAGATGGGTGGTTAGCGACATGTCGGTGGCAGACCGCGAGGAGATAGCTTCACTTTTTGAGCGCGTTTTTCACCAATCGATGAGTACTTCGCTTTGGGATTGGAAATATGCAGCAGGAAGAGGAAGCGCTGTCGTAGCCCGCTATAATGGAAAGATTGTTGCTCACTATGGTGGCATAAAACGAACGCTACTTAACAAGGGGCAGGAGCAAGAGTCAGTTCAGTGTGTTGATACCATGGTTGACCCCACGGAGAGAGGTAGCCTGAGTCGCCATGGCCCCTATTTCCTAGTGGCACAAGCGTTTTTGGATCGTTATGTCGGATACGGGCGTGAATACGAATTCGGCTTTGGCTTTCCCAACAGCCGTGTGATGCGCTTGGGCGAAAAAGTAGGGATTCAGGCGCAGGTTGACGAAATTGTCGAGCCAGTGTGGGATTCCAATGCAGTGTCCCCTTTCTCTGGTGCTGTTCTGGACCTATCGGTAGATGCAGACGTCCTGGAGGTTGACTCACAATGGTCGAAAATGTCTGCTTGTTTTGGCGAATCAATTATAGGATTCCGTGACTCATCCTACTTGCGTTACCGTTACGCAATGAACCCAAGCTATGAATACGAGTTGCTGCTGATCTCTTCAGTAGACAAGTCTGATAATCCAGGGGTGCTTGTGTTGAGACAAGAGGGGGCCAGAATTCTAATGCTGGATATTGTGGGAGAATGTAAATATTTTCCCGCTTTAATTCAGCACGCCCGTTCAATGTTGAAGAGTCGTGGTTGCACAGAGCTTTATACTTGGGTCACCGAGTCACATTTCTCGTTGCTTGACCATGAGGTCAAGCGTGTCGATCGTCCCGATGTTCGTATCCCAACCAGTGTTTGCACCAACGGTCCTGAGCCTGAAGAGCTTCGTGGCAGATGGTGGCTGACCGCCGGCGATGCCGAGTTCAAGTAA
- a CDS encoding glycosyltransferase, with amino-acid sequence MGGSILQAVSQGHDVDIVFMTNGAGGGTGSENEVTAIREKEAVSACEYMGVKGYRFLRQDDRQLELSSQLVESIAGIIRELRPASVFFPSPLEYHPDHRATAEIVWASVQTLQGNSPRLFSYDIGNQGPCNVLLDISAFRERKRQLMSRYVSQVTKHRYIELVEALNISRTFTLPEQCDAAESFFEFKYHPGLTIQHAMESWMARFFEESEPHNRLVSVIVRTKNRREMLNHSIASLAQQSHQKMELIIVNDGGEDVEDLVSEYTQVFHSVKYISWPSGRGRSAAANAGMDMVTGDFFLFLDDDDWFDAGHVRNLLTALESSNSLVAYSGVKTIATDPASDSDGRVFSEPFDRLKLYSNNYIPIHAALIDASVLDTGCRFDENLDVYEDWDFWLQLCQISPDFIHVDIVSAYYRVGGAHGFGLRGGREDLRRMIYARWCKTWRLDDITELLTRLEKH; translated from the coding sequence ATGGGTGGTAGCATTCTCCAGGCGGTGTCTCAGGGCCACGATGTCGACATTGTCTTCATGACGAATGGAGCTGGGGGCGGCACTGGTAGTGAGAACGAAGTGACGGCGATTCGCGAGAAAGAAGCTGTCTCAGCGTGTGAATATATGGGCGTAAAAGGTTATAGATTTTTGCGACAGGACGACAGGCAGCTAGAGCTGAGTAGTCAGCTTGTAGAATCTATTGCAGGTATTATTCGCGAGCTCAGACCTGCCTCAGTATTCTTCCCGTCTCCTCTGGAATATCACCCGGATCATCGCGCTACTGCCGAAATTGTCTGGGCATCAGTTCAAACGCTCCAAGGAAATAGTCCCCGACTCTTTTCGTATGACATCGGCAATCAAGGGCCCTGTAATGTTCTCCTGGATATCAGTGCCTTCAGAGAGAGAAAGCGACAACTGATGTCTCGCTATGTGTCGCAGGTAACGAAACACCGTTACATTGAGCTGGTTGAGGCATTGAATATATCGAGAACCTTCACTCTGCCTGAGCAATGCGATGCGGCGGAAAGTTTTTTCGAGTTCAAGTATCACCCTGGACTAACCATTCAACACGCGATGGAAAGTTGGATGGCAAGGTTTTTCGAGGAAAGTGAGCCCCATAACAGGCTGGTATCTGTCATAGTCCGAACGAAAAACAGGCGTGAGATGTTGAATCATTCGATCGCGTCCCTCGCGCAGCAATCACACCAGAAAATGGAGTTGATCATTGTCAATGATGGGGGAGAAGATGTTGAAGATCTGGTGTCGGAATACACTCAGGTCTTTCACTCCGTCAAATACATATCATGGCCATCTGGACGAGGCCGCTCCGCAGCGGCTAACGCTGGCATGGATATGGTCACTGGCGACTTTTTCCTGTTTCTTGATGATGATGATTGGTTTGACGCAGGTCATGTAAGAAACTTGTTAACGGCCCTGGAAAGTTCCAACAGCCTGGTGGCTTACTCCGGAGTGAAAACGATAGCTACTGACCCAGCCTCGGACTCTGATGGTCGCGTATTTAGCGAGCCGTTTGATCGACTTAAGCTCTATAGCAATAACTACATACCCATTCATGCAGCTTTGATTGATGCCTCGGTGCTAGACACTGGGTGTCGCTTTGACGAAAACCTTGACGTCTATGAAGATTGGGATTTCTGGTTGCAACTATGCCAAATCTCTCCAGATTTTATTCACGTTGATATAGTTAGCGCATACTATCGTGTAGGTGGTGCACATGGTTTCGGTCTACGTGGAGGACGCGAGGACCTTCGGAGGATGATCTACGCACGCTGGTGCAAGACCTGGCGCTTGGACGATATAACAGAGCTTTTGACAAGGCTGGAAAAGCATTGA
- a CDS encoding radical SAM/SPASM domain-containing protein — translation MTAEIQARISSPATRSNVIVEPYLHVQAETIYNPINDRVYEKNSPGFSKLERLLKDPSGLAELEVEQCNKWLRDGWLIIDDDTRDRRFSLKYVSFEANSNCNQRCYFCPVSEGPRESLVMPMEAYQEIIHKLLPYRDTLEAVFLFIFNEPTLDPLLLERIALLKRCELPIAVNSNATGLTPDLAEKIIELGGLDFLSINLSTLDPAQYREDRGLDHLPVVLKNMDYISNRPLAKIMRIAVLGNQDIIHQQQLARIRKRFMNTRFDVQDYGLVARTGEAASRKAGPNEAQRPVGCDNLGSRLLQHLHINADGSCTICCEDYLGRYLLESLLHQSPRDILTSEKVAQLRRWTYGLEHPPADYICRSCEAALTE, via the coding sequence TTGACTGCTGAGATTCAAGCTCGGATTTCAAGCCCAGCAACTCGATCGAACGTGATTGTTGAACCTTATCTTCACGTGCAGGCCGAGACGATATATAACCCGATTAACGATCGGGTTTACGAGAAAAATAGCCCCGGATTTTCGAAGCTTGAGCGTTTGCTTAAGGATCCATCTGGCCTAGCTGAGCTAGAGGTGGAGCAATGCAATAAGTGGCTGCGAGATGGTTGGCTGATCATTGATGATGACACCCGAGATCGTCGCTTTAGCTTGAAATACGTTTCCTTTGAAGCTAATTCCAACTGTAACCAGCGTTGCTATTTTTGTCCTGTCTCTGAGGGACCTCGTGAGTCCTTGGTTATGCCGATGGAAGCCTATCAGGAAATCATTCATAAGCTGCTGCCGTACCGGGATACATTAGAGGCCGTCTTTCTATTCATTTTCAATGAGCCGACCCTGGACCCGCTCCTTCTTGAGCGTATAGCCCTGCTAAAACGGTGCGAATTACCAATAGCCGTCAACAGCAACGCCACCGGCCTTACGCCTGATTTGGCGGAGAAAATAATCGAACTGGGAGGGTTAGATTTCCTTTCCATCAATCTATCTACACTCGACCCTGCTCAGTATCGTGAAGATCGTGGTCTCGACCATCTACCGGTGGTGCTCAAAAATATGGACTACATATCGAATAGACCACTAGCAAAAATAATGCGAATCGCCGTGTTGGGTAATCAGGATATTATCCACCAGCAGCAATTAGCACGTATTAGAAAGCGATTTATGAATACGCGCTTTGACGTCCAAGATTATGGGTTGGTGGCGCGAACTGGTGAAGCGGCGAGCCGAAAGGCTGGCCCCAATGAAGCCCAGCGACCGGTGGGCTGTGACAATCTCGGATCCAGGTTGCTGCAACATTTGCATATAAATGCTGATGGTTCTTGTACGATCTGTTGCGAAGATTATCTGGGGCGCTATCTACTTGAAAGCCTACTGCATCAGTCCCCCAGAGATATTCTTACAAGTGAAAAAGTCGCGCAGCTGCGTCGATGGACCTATGGGTTGGAGCATCCACCAGCTGATTATATATGCAGAAGTTGTGAGGCTGCCCTAACGGAATGA
- a CDS encoding glycosyltransferase family 4 protein, translating into MKILYVLAEPTLGGGVKVVFQHADLLSKLGHSVHILGNGDRPDWVAAHVGYSNLMKGCLGIPVQDLVIATYWTTVKFAEQLMLGPVVHFCQGYEGGLVHMEGHLQEIYSAYSRPSPVLVVSPHLGDLMKSQFKRPSFLTPPSIDLNFKPRLRFFPQERPIVLVHGIYEAESKNVKTALRAMQILREDGFDFTLWRISTFPLSREETCIIRPDRYMQNCPPETVAQLTRKVDIALCPCNESEGFGLPLLEAMQSQVPVVAADTPASRFVTQGMLELVQTYDAQAYAQQVKLALSQPVTWRKLRKVGARAARRFSPENIARELDVAIQNAHQLVR; encoded by the coding sequence ATGAAGATTCTATACGTGCTGGCGGAGCCCACCCTGGGTGGTGGGGTCAAGGTCGTATTTCAGCATGCTGATTTGCTTTCAAAACTCGGTCATAGCGTACACATACTGGGCAATGGTGACAGGCCAGATTGGGTCGCAGCCCATGTTGGCTACAGCAATCTAATGAAAGGCTGTCTTGGTATTCCGGTGCAGGACCTTGTGATTGCCACCTACTGGACAACCGTGAAATTTGCAGAGCAACTGATGCTGGGTCCGGTCGTTCATTTCTGCCAGGGATATGAAGGCGGCCTTGTACACATGGAGGGGCATCTACAGGAGATCTATAGCGCTTACTCGCGGCCATCTCCTGTTTTGGTTGTCTCTCCTCACTTGGGCGACTTGATGAAATCTCAGTTTAAGAGACCTTCGTTTTTGACGCCGCCCTCTATCGATCTAAACTTCAAGCCGAGACTTAGGTTTTTTCCACAGGAGCGCCCAATCGTCCTGGTGCACGGTATCTATGAAGCAGAGTCGAAAAATGTAAAAACCGCACTGCGGGCGATGCAAATTCTCAGAGAGGACGGGTTTGATTTTACATTGTGGAGAATATCCACTTTTCCCTTATCCCGTGAGGAAACTTGTATCATAAGGCCTGATCGATATATGCAAAATTGTCCACCTGAAACGGTCGCGCAGTTAACGAGAAAAGTGGACATCGCTCTCTGCCCTTGTAATGAGAGCGAGGGATTTGGGCTGCCTTTACTCGAGGCCATGCAGAGCCAGGTTCCAGTAGTGGCAGCGGATACGCCAGCGAGCAGGTTTGTCACTCAGGGGATGTTAGAGCTTGTGCAAACCTATGACGCTCAAGCATACGCGCAGCAAGTCAAGTTGGCGCTCAGTCAGCCTGTAACCTGGCGGAAACTGCGCAAAGTTGGAGCCAGGGCGGCCCGAAGATTTAGTCCTGAGAATATCGCTCGAGAGCTTGATGTAGCTATTCAAAACGCACACCAATTAGTACGGTGA
- a CDS encoding glycosyltransferase produces the protein MLASQFNRELAVEFIIVDNGSSCSLEKHIPQCNYRLITPGKNLGYAGGINLALTCSDAEYVCVLNPDVYPQPECLPLLLSEAIARKGIVGPRMYIDPGCRMLLPCNEERTRQAEFFRTIGTRSSWLLQHARHRWRHHQRTFMEARTPVESHDLSGAMLVFSREIYDSVGRFDERFQLYFEESDWLKRAKSAGAPAFYIPSAVALHLYNQSAVSQKFAQKWMENSTSLFAQLHYGTAFRRLMSFLAKENLEQEKSVHELLDIGELSLRDLSQHHFPVSVELAAYPDGFPGLIEIVGYGDRDYWVFSADAWETLATGHYIVQVVSWSGKELRRSKVARNV, from the coding sequence ATGCTCGCGAGCCAGTTTAATCGGGAACTCGCTGTAGAGTTTATTATTGTCGATAATGGGAGTTCCTGTTCTCTGGAAAAGCACATTCCTCAGTGTAACTATCGGCTCATAACACCTGGGAAAAACCTTGGCTATGCAGGTGGAATTAACCTGGCATTGACTTGCTCAGACGCCGAATATGTTTGTGTCTTGAATCCTGATGTATATCCTCAGCCAGAATGCCTCCCACTTTTATTGAGTGAGGCCATTGCAAGGAAGGGGATTGTTGGTCCTCGCATGTATATAGATCCCGGTTGCAGGATGCTCTTACCGTGCAACGAGGAGCGTACCAGACAAGCAGAATTTTTCAGGACGATAGGAACTCGGAGCAGTTGGCTTTTGCAGCATGCGAGGCATCGATGGCGCCACCATCAGCGCACATTTATGGAGGCTAGAACGCCTGTGGAAAGCCATGATTTAAGTGGTGCGATGTTAGTTTTCTCGCGGGAAATATACGACTCTGTTGGGCGGTTTGATGAACGTTTCCAGTTGTATTTCGAAGAAAGTGATTGGTTGAAGCGAGCGAAGAGTGCTGGCGCCCCCGCGTTCTATATTCCATCAGCTGTTGCTCTTCACCTCTATAACCAAAGTGCCGTATCACAGAAATTCGCACAAAAGTGGATGGAAAATTCGACTTCGTTGTTCGCTCAACTACATTATGGAACGGCTTTTCGTCGCTTGATGTCATTTCTTGCGAAGGAAAATCTTGAGCAGGAAAAGAGTGTCCATGAATTACTAGATATTGGCGAACTTAGCCTGAGAGATCTTTCCCAGCATCACTTTCCTGTGTCTGTGGAGCTGGCCGCCTACCCTGATGGTTTTCCGGGGCTTATTGAAATAGTTGGATATGGTGATCGAGACTATTGGGTTTTTTCTGCAGATGCATGGGAGACGCTAGCGACCGGGCATTATATTGTTCAGGTGGTTAGTTGGAGCGGGAAAGAACTAAGGCGATCGAAGGTCGCGCGGAATGTGTAA
- a CDS encoding class I SAM-dependent methyltransferase, whose translation MAKNSLSIRKIMLEESASSPDFQYLLRQVETEALKVFDEVVVATLVPGRVYQPVDTTHILLIDEQNVYVSAASFEKMLACDSEICLPLSFNALSGAALVEGVHTQRHYERAERLLEACAVPDDEERSGIHVALYKAETFNKECRGQMIDNVHAYQSASEACETATAGFYYLFSDYYGNQRLDILDRLPVDAQTVLEVGCGRGLTGKAIKELHNCHVTGIELNPEVAEEARNHLDAVICANVEDLQISQNYDVIIATELFEHLVNPEEFLVKSYDALNSGGCLILTVPNVGHYQVVEDLLAGRWDYVASGLLCYTHLRFFTQSTLEDWCIRSPYTEYSIERQTGDLPERVSRWSQVAETDQESLSTLGFYVRLVK comes from the coding sequence ATGGCCAAGAATTCGCTGTCTATACGGAAGATTATGCTTGAGGAATCGGCTAGTTCTCCAGACTTTCAATACTTGTTGAGACAAGTGGAGACAGAAGCCCTTAAAGTCTTCGATGAAGTCGTTGTCGCTACGCTTGTCCCCGGAAGGGTCTACCAACCTGTTGATACAACCCATATCTTGCTGATCGATGAGCAGAATGTGTATGTGTCAGCGGCAAGCTTTGAGAAAATGTTGGCCTGCGATTCGGAGATATGCCTACCTTTGAGTTTCAATGCACTTTCTGGCGCTGCTCTGGTGGAAGGAGTGCATACGCAAAGGCATTACGAGCGGGCAGAGCGCCTATTGGAAGCTTGTGCGGTGCCCGATGATGAAGAACGAAGCGGGATTCATGTTGCACTATACAAAGCTGAGACATTCAATAAAGAGTGCCGAGGTCAGATGATAGACAATGTGCACGCTTACCAGAGTGCTTCTGAGGCATGCGAGACTGCCACTGCTGGATTCTACTACTTGTTCAGTGATTACTACGGTAATCAGCGTCTGGATATATTGGATAGACTGCCCGTCGATGCGCAAACAGTTCTTGAGGTTGGTTGCGGTCGTGGACTAACAGGCAAGGCCATCAAAGAACTCCATAATTGTCATGTAACAGGCATTGAGTTGAATCCAGAGGTGGCAGAAGAGGCACGGAATCACTTAGATGCAGTTATTTGCGCAAATGTGGAAGATCTTCAAATTTCCCAAAACTATGATGTCATCATAGCTACTGAACTATTCGAGCACTTGGTAAACCCCGAAGAGTTTCTCGTGAAGAGCTATGATGCCTTGAATTCGGGAGGCTGCCTTATCCTGACTGTTCCTAATGTCGGTCACTATCAGGTCGTTGAAGATTTGCTTGCAGGGCGTTGGGATTATGTAGCCTCGGGATTGTTGTGCTATACGCATCTTCGCTTCTTCACACAAAGTACGCTCGAGGATTGGTGTATTCGTTCGCCGTATACAGAGTATTCCATTGAACGACAAACAGGTGACCTGCCGGAGCGGGTGAGTCGGTGGTCTCAGGTCGCAGAAACTGACCAAGAAAGCCTATCGACCTTGGGATTCTATGTACGGCTAGTCAAATAG
- a CDS encoding serine hydrolase domain-containing protein, whose protein sequence is MLWPLYGFMSHQKGWPHLPIGWMSFTADAPQQQVLGNPDYAKAGDLALAALVRHRKLINAPAITAAVAIDGEHVWAGAAGWADLQSRQPATVDTQFRIGSTSKALTGTALGRMMQADLIDLDQPLNSVLQPTPNPQWGQITPRQLASHMAGLPHYRDTKDIAGLYHFMSLQKHYDDVEDAVSLFDDTPLLSVPGESFSYSSLGTVLLSAFMQRASKVEYQQWVEHQVLGPLQMHATTMNGDGKQLATPYWRDEALEPGKLREWRKVDLSHRLAGGGFISTSSDLVRLGSGYFNPNYLRSDIVSQIWQPQRLTNGEINEQKYALGWRRGSYDIGGETTSTYHHGGVSRGGQSWLIVIPEFKAVIAVNANINTEEFWDFAKVYRQIASEFLANRKDLY, encoded by the coding sequence ATGTTGTGGCCCTTGTATGGGTTTATGAGCCACCAGAAAGGGTGGCCGCACCTTCCCATTGGTTGGATGTCGTTTACGGCGGACGCTCCCCAGCAGCAAGTTTTAGGCAATCCCGACTATGCCAAGGCAGGGGATCTGGCTCTGGCGGCGCTTGTGCGGCATAGAAAACTCATCAATGCCCCGGCCATCACCGCAGCTGTTGCCATAGATGGCGAACATGTATGGGCAGGCGCCGCCGGATGGGCCGATTTGCAAAGCCGGCAACCGGCCACAGTCGATACCCAGTTCAGGATTGGCAGTACTTCCAAAGCACTAACCGGCACCGCACTGGGCAGAATGATGCAGGCCGACCTGATCGATCTGGATCAACCGCTCAATAGCGTATTGCAGCCCACACCTAATCCACAATGGGGTCAAATAACACCGCGCCAGTTAGCCTCACATATGGCAGGGCTACCTCACTACAGAGACACAAAAGATATTGCCGGTCTCTATCACTTCATGAGCTTACAAAAGCACTACGATGATGTCGAAGACGCTGTCAGCTTGTTTGACGACACTCCCTTGCTATCTGTGCCGGGAGAAAGCTTCAGCTATTCCAGCCTGGGTACCGTACTACTGAGTGCCTTCATGCAAAGGGCAAGTAAGGTTGAGTACCAACAATGGGTCGAGCATCAGGTCCTAGGGCCCCTGCAGATGCACGCGACCACGATGAACGGAGACGGGAAACAACTAGCTACTCCCTACTGGCGAGATGAAGCGCTGGAACCGGGAAAACTGCGCGAATGGCGCAAAGTCGACCTGAGCCACCGCCTGGCGGGCGGCGGCTTTATTTCGACATCCAGTGATCTGGTTCGCCTGGGTTCGGGCTACTTTAACCCAAACTATTTGCGCTCTGACATTGTCAGCCAGATCTGGCAGCCTCAGAGACTGACAAATGGCGAAATAAACGAGCAAAAATATGCCCTCGGCTGGCGCCGGGGCTCCTATGACATCGGCGGTGAAACGACCTCGACCTATCATCACGGCGGTGTGTCGCGGGGTGGCCAGAGCTGGCTAATTGTTATCCCTGAGTTCAAAGCCGTTATTGCTGTAAACGCCAATATCAATACCGAGGAATTCTGGGATTTCGCTAAAGTCTATCGTCAAATAGCCAGCGAGTTTCTAGCCAATAGAAAGGACCTGTATTGA
- a CDS encoding AraC family transcriptional regulator has protein sequence MPELVAIDFSLRLMCLGQLLLFICLAAWQPVRHRRVDAERLLLICLLFCCTCALLLTGNYRPPWILQLRPVLLAFTDALPFVFWAYGALSLSDLARPIRLQSWWGLVGGIYLIWHAYFFIVLEGQGIYHDVNHWLAVVAGCHLVYLCIGQWRDDLVDARRRLRAMLIISACAVMAIFITSEISGAIFMRSEIGSITGAGLLLSLSTALGVFFLTEANRDQEPKSEAEPSPALAVTASEIPVQHQALYQQLIAFMNDQGFTESRLTLTRLAERLNTQEHRLRSLINQCLGYRNFSNYLNDHRLPLACKLLTENEDLAITDLAYDLGYGSISSFNRAFKESYGVSPSSYRAQT, from the coding sequence ATGCCGGAACTTGTCGCGATTGACTTCAGCCTGCGCTTGATGTGCCTTGGGCAGCTGCTGCTTTTCATTTGTCTAGCCGCATGGCAGCCAGTTCGACATCGACGAGTTGACGCCGAACGATTGCTACTCATTTGCCTGCTGTTTTGCTGCACCTGCGCCCTTCTACTGACGGGCAACTATCGGCCCCCATGGATTCTGCAGCTACGCCCTGTTTTGCTCGCCTTCACTGATGCTCTGCCATTTGTTTTCTGGGCCTATGGCGCTCTTAGCCTTTCGGATCTGGCACGGCCCATTCGCCTGCAAAGCTGGTGGGGGCTCGTTGGAGGCATATACCTTATCTGGCACGCCTATTTCTTTATCGTTCTTGAAGGCCAGGGTATTTATCACGACGTGAATCACTGGCTCGCTGTCGTAGCGGGCTGTCACCTGGTCTATCTTTGTATTGGCCAATGGCGTGATGACCTCGTCGATGCCCGGCGCCGCCTACGCGCGATGCTAATCATTTCCGCCTGTGCTGTTATGGCCATATTTATAACAAGCGAGATCAGCGGCGCCATTTTTATGCGCAGTGAGATAGGTTCTATCACAGGGGCAGGGCTACTGCTTTCCTTGTCCACTGCGCTAGGCGTATTCTTTCTGACAGAAGCGAATAGAGATCAGGAACCAAAATCAGAAGCGGAGCCAAGCCCTGCCCTTGCTGTCACTGCGAGTGAGATTCCTGTGCAACATCAGGCGCTCTACCAACAATTGATAGCATTCATGAATGATCAGGGTTTCACTGAATCTCGACTCACACTGACCCGGCTGGCGGAGCGACTGAACACACAGGAGCATCGCTTACGCAGTTTGATCAACCAATGTCTTGGGTATCGAAACTTTTCGAACTACTTGAACGACCACCGACTACCTTTGGCCTGCAAGTTGCTCACAGAAAACGAGGATCTCGCCATAACTGACCTGGCCTATGACCTTGGCTACGGCTCGATTTCTTCATTTAATCGCGCCTTCAAAGAATCATACGGGGTTTCACCCAGTAGTTACCGAGCACAAACGTAG
- a CDS encoding sulfotransferase family 2 domain-containing protein has translation MISHKYKCIFIHVPKAGGTTISRSQSFHDEFTSPHLRWERLANALNQHSDYYVFGQVRHPITRILSAYNHSNRSHESKEFYKRQTLSFREYLERVLITRQHFRRGTDRSEIFEIAKEIGLSEFDVFHTCAAQKDYFDFSAESYLNSGLKINPEVRLNYCMKVEHFDSDWSHVLSDLKLDYVEPKIRDHGSKSKKKYWTQQLDLKTVQLIYRCYKEDFNALGYKLVFTKNLPLRKVIRNSIKQLLRQSSGS, from the coding sequence TTGATTAGCCACAAATACAAGTGCATATTTATTCACGTTCCAAAAGCTGGAGGCACAACTATTTCACGCTCTCAGTCCTTCCATGACGAATTCACCTCTCCGCATTTAAGGTGGGAGCGGCTTGCCAATGCCTTGAATCAACACAGTGATTATTATGTATTCGGCCAAGTTCGACACCCAATCACCCGAATTTTGTCTGCCTACAATCATAGTAATAGATCACATGAATCCAAGGAATTTTACAAAAGACAAACTCTCAGCTTTCGAGAATATTTGGAACGAGTTCTTATCACAAGGCAACATTTTAGGCGAGGAACAGATAGATCTGAGATTTTCGAAATCGCAAAAGAGATCGGGCTGAGTGAGTTTGATGTTTTCCACACCTGTGCCGCTCAGAAGGATTATTTCGATTTTTCAGCTGAGTCATACCTCAACTCAGGGTTGAAAATTAATCCCGAAGTACGCCTAAATTACTGTATGAAAGTTGAGCATTTTGATTCCGACTGGTCACATGTTTTATCCGATCTAAAACTCGACTACGTCGAACCGAAAATTCGGGATCATGGATCAAAATCGAAGAAGAAATACTGGACCCAGCAGCTGGACTTGAAGACAGTGCAGCTAATTTATCGTTGCTACAAAGAAGACTTCAATGCTCTTGGGTACAAACTAGTGTTCACCAAAAATTTGCCTTTGAGAAAAGTAATTCGGAATAGCATAAAACAATTGCTACGCCAGAGTTCCGGCAGCTGA
- a CDS encoding succinylglutamate desuccinylase/aspartoacylase family protein, translated as MTDLIINNISVAPGERRTIDVAVAPMYTHDDLSITAQVVRGKKPGPTMFISAAIHGDEINGVEIIRRVLQHKSLKSLRGTLVAIPIVNVYGFLNHTRYLPDGRDLNRSFPGSAKGSLTGRVAHTFVNEIVRKCTHGIDLHTGARHRSNFPQIRADLDEPVALTMTKAFGVPLAIDSKIRDGSLRECAGDTGIPVILYEAGEALRFEETYIRAGVKGVLNVMRAIEMLPASRSKKVSPDPIVSDRTSWVRAPESGILRAYVPLGDKVKKGQTIAVVADPLGEAETPIVAETAGVVIGRTNLPLVYEGDATFHIAQYGRKVGKVEKQVEVFTEEHQPDDGYQEIPPDTETPIF; from the coding sequence ATGACCGATCTAATCATCAACAACATCTCAGTTGCCCCGGGCGAGCGTCGAACCATTGATGTTGCTGTAGCCCCCATGTACACCCACGATGACCTGTCAATTACTGCACAAGTTGTTCGCGGCAAAAAGCCAGGGCCAACCATGTTCATTTCAGCCGCCATCCACGGTGACGAAATCAATGGTGTAGAGATAATCCGACGGGTGCTACAGCACAAATCGCTCAAGAGCCTCAGAGGAACACTGGTCGCCATCCCCATAGTGAATGTTTATGGGTTTCTGAACCACACGCGTTACTTGCCTGACGGCAGAGACCTGAATCGCTCATTTCCGGGCTCAGCTAAAGGGTCTCTCACAGGACGCGTCGCCCATACATTCGTAAACGAGATCGTGCGCAAGTGTACACACGGTATTGACTTGCACACCGGCGCACGGCATCGCAGTAACTTCCCTCAGATACGAGCAGATCTCGACGAGCCAGTCGCTCTTACCATGACGAAGGCGTTCGGCGTACCGCTAGCCATAGACTCGAAAATACGAGATGGGTCTCTACGCGAATGTGCAGGCGACACTGGCATTCCGGTTATCCTATACGAAGCTGGAGAAGCCCTGAGATTCGAAGAAACATATATCCGTGCTGGCGTAAAAGGCGTTCTTAATGTAATGCGGGCTATCGAGATGCTACCTGCATCACGTAGCAAGAAAGTTTCTCCCGACCCTATTGTTAGCGATAGAACGAGTTGGGTACGCGCACCCGAAAGCGGGATTCTCAGAGCGTACGTTCCGCTGGGCGACAAAGTAAAGAAAGGCCAAACAATCGCAGTGGTGGCCGACCCTCTTGGAGAGGCAGAGACTCCTATAGTCGCGGAAACCGCCGGCGTGGTCATCGGGCGCACCAACCTGCCGCTTGTTTACGAAGGCGATGCTACTTTTCATATCGCTCAATATGGGCGCAAAGTTGGGAAGGTTGAAAAGCAAGTAGAGGTGTTCACCGAGGAACACCAACCGGATGATGGTTATCAGGAAATTCCCCCTGACACCGAGACACCGATTTTTTGA